In Porites lutea chromosome 1, jaPorLute2.1, whole genome shotgun sequence, a single genomic region encodes these proteins:
- the LOC140952175 gene encoding uncharacterized protein: MSVNKEARPEDQVNVALEEETDESRKRFLTEKGYTYQLNLKTSNLKTKKCELVKRMRGTLLKRGQSTKLVEFKKEFSEAQILYCEFQDMVEEIKVFANPDENVENIERMVDQVGREWSNFECDIRSEIKFLEFVEHHVDDSISEASKRSSRASKKSSRSKISSNDNVEEDRFQLQKEEAALKAKLAYIEKERLLRLEHRKTELTKLEQERKLEELRLQSELAQNQAKLNVCMSADKVELFDDQDLNSIPPADKVKDMDKFLNSIPVTSKSDLSPGQQEPIYSSTQLSGAQPTFSLPRVENGVHSTLSPSATPFQPHSVVLEKCMDKLVETSSMLVAATMEQNLVNRQLAISGQLPKISIPVFSGDPLEYPTWNSSFSALIDSKPMDAQTKLNFLHQYISGKPKQVVDQYMLIGTEDAYQSARKLLKERYGNCNVVGTAFMNKLENWPKIGVRDAEALRDLSDFLQKIIAARETTPSLAVLDFAKENVKTLNKLPFQIQNKWRGIVQQCRVSKGNGTYPTFSEFASFVKECAERANIPELEELSKTKEFVRPRGPFRRSPKGEEAFSFETHVLDPSKNVTAQGQGEKERPPTCSQGRSEKKKTEVCLFCKEEHQLDECKKFAEKPHKERKDFFYKKFLCLGCASSSQHQVSSCKNRLKCRTCSGNHPTCLHIQKTPKESITNCTNVCTIPEQEGGSDHAMIVPVWVRQVSQPSKEVLQYAVLDDQSNVSFVSQSLCQKLDLQGPPTDLLLTTVQERNVHVPSNRICGVEVLDFRREHAVKLPMMFKRDIIPASRSQIPKASVARKWEHLCPIADELMPYNPSVEISLLIGNNCPSIVRPREVLVGGEDDPYGQRSLMGWGIIGKVCKSTGEANHKEGVCNKVMVKETHEHFAFTTKVKEIINPQKIIKILESDFTESSANTKPCSAEDRRFLNILENGIVKRSDGHYEMPLPLKTDKPSLPFNRELAVKRWHQLLARFKRNPKFLEDYRLFMKDVIALCAEEVPPDRHGVQDGMVNYVPHTGVYHPKKPDQIRVVFDCSAQYEGVSLNDHLLQGPDLMNTLLGILCRFRQENVAFMTDIKSMFHQFMVSEEHRDLLRFLWWKDGNPANEVTEYRMKVHLFGAGSSPGCANFGLKRAADDGKKEFGEEAAEFIRQDFYVDDGLKSVPTVERAVTLIKASQGICAKAGLRLHKISSNKREVLEQIPAEDRAKGLKELDLKVDPLPLERALGVVWCIENDSFQFRIELRDRPLTRRGVLSTISSIYDPSGFVAPVTLKGKQVLQQMCRDKLDWDSPIPESLYTHWEKWRQDVPNLDQLQIQRCFKPENFGQVKASELHHFSDASVEGYGQCSYLRLINVEDKAYCSLVIGKSRVAPLKQITVPRLELAAATVSANVSEFLRRELSYTDIKEHFWTDSKIVLGYVNNEAKRFHVYVANRVQQIRDVTNPSSWLYVSTELNPADHASRGLTASQLLQGTNWLTGPLFLWKSGTFQPEKIEEFQVTESDPELAACAEGNSFVSTTEEQTGK; the protein is encoded by the exons ATGTCCGTCAACAAAGAAGCAAGACCCGAAGACCAGGTCAATGTGGCGCTGGAAGAAGAAACTGATGAATCAAGGAAGCGTTTCCTGACGGAGAAAGGGTATACGTATCAACTCAACTTGAAAACAAGTAActtgaaaactaagaaatgtgaaCTGGTGAAGCGAATGAGAGGTACTCTACTGAAGCGAGGTCAGTCAACTAAACTAGTAGAATTTAAGAAAGAATTCAGCGAAGCTCAGATTTTGTATTGCGAATTTCAAGACATGGTTGAAGAGATTAAGGTTTTTGCGAACCCAGATGAGAATGtggaaaatattgaaagaatGGTTGATCAAGTTGGCAGAGAATGGTCAAATTTTGAGTGTGACATTAGATCAGAGATAAAGTTTCTGGAATTTGTCGAACACCACGTGGATGATTCAATCTCTGAAGCATCCAAAAGGTCCAGTCGAGCATCCAAGAAAAGTAGTAGGTCAAAAATAAGTTCCAATGATAATGTTGAAGAAGATAGGTTTCAGTTACAAAAGGAGGAAGCTGCCTTAAAGGCTAAACTGGCCTATATAGAGAAGGAACGGTTACTGAGATTAGAACACAGAAAGACTGAGTTGACCAAATTagaacaagaaagaaagttggaaGAGCTAAGATTACAAAGTGAACTTGCTCAGAATCAAGCAAAGCTTAATGTATGCATGTCAGCAGATAAAGTAGAACTGTTTGATGATCAGGATCTAAACTCGATTCCCCCCGCTGATAAAGTCAAGGACATGGACAAATTCCTTAATTCAATTCCAGTCACAAGTAAGAGTGATCTCTCTCCTGGTCAGCAAGAACCTATCTACTCTTCAACTCAGTTAAGTGGAGCCCAACCCACTTTCAGTCTTCCGCGTGTAGAAAATGGAGTGCACAGTACGTTAAGCCCCAGTGCCACACCCTTTCAACCACACTCTGTCGTCTTAGAAAAGTGTATGGACAAATTAGTGGAAACAAGTAGTATGTTGGTGGCAGCTACTATGGAGCAGAACCTAGTGAACAGGCAACTAGCAATCTCAGGGCAACTGCCTAAGATTTCAATCCCAGTTTTTAGTGGAGATCCTTTGGAGTATCCTACATGGAACAGTTCCTTCAGTGCCCTTATTGATTCCAAACCAATGGACGCGCAGACAAAATTGAACTTCCTACATCAGTACATCTCAGGAAAGCCCAAACAAGTTGTTGATCAGTATATGTTAATTGGTACTGAAGATGCCTATCAGTCTGCGAGAAAGTTGTTAAAGGAAAGGTATGGTAACTGCAATGTAGTAGGGACAGCCTTTATGAACAAACTGGAGAACTGGCCTAAGATTGGCGTAAGAGATGCGGAGGCCCTAAGAGATCTTTCTGACTTCCTGCAAAAGATAATTGCCGCCAGAGAAACTACTCCTAGTCTTGCTGTCTTAGACTTTGCGAAGGAGAACGTTAAAACTCTAAACAAGTTGCCATTTCAAATTCAGAATAAGTGGAGAGGAATAGTACAACAGTGTAGAGTCTCAAAAGGAAATGGTACTTACCCTACCTTCTCTGAATTTGCTTCATTTGTGAAAGAGTGTGCAGAGAGAGCGAACATTCCCGAACTTGAGGAGCTGTCCAAAACCAAAGAGTTTGTTAGGCCTAGAGGACCATTCAGACGCTCACCAAAAGGCGAGGAGGCCTTTTCCTTCGAAACTCATGTATTGGATCCAAGCAAGAACGTGACTGCCCAGGGTCAAGGTGAAAAGGAGAGACCCCCAACCTGTTCGCAAGGGAGGAGCGAGAAGAAAAAGACCGAAGTATGTCTGTTTTGCAAGGAAGAACATCAGCTAGACGAGTGTAAAAAGTTTGCAGAGAAGCCGCACAAGGAAAGGAAGGACTTCTTCTATAAGAAATTTCTTTGTCTTGGATGTGCCTCTAGCAGTCAACATCAAGTATCCTCCTGTAAGAACAGACTTAAATGTCGCACGTGTTCTGGAAATCACCCTACATGTCTCCATATTCAGAAAACTCCCAAGGAAAGTATTACGAACTGTACAAATGTTTGTACCATCCCAGAGCAAGAGGGCGGCTCGGATCATGCCATGATTGTACCTGTTTGGGTTAGACAAGTTAGCCAACCCAGTAAAGAAGTCTTACAATATGCAGTGCTAGATGACCAGTCCAATGTGAGTTTTGTGTCGCAAAGTTTGTGTCAAAAATTGGACTTGCAAGGCCCACCAACCGACTTGCTGCTGACAACAGTGCAAGAGagaaatgtacatgtaccaagCAACCGTATTTGTGGAGTTGAGGTGTTGGATTTTAGAAGGGAGCATGCTGTGAAGCTACCCATGATGTTCAAGCGAGATATCATCCCAGCCAGTCGGTCGCAGATTCCAAAAGCCAGTGTTGCCCGGAAATGGGAACATCTGTGTCCTATTGCTGACGAGCTCATGCCCTACAATCCAAGTGTGGAAATCTCCTTGCTGATTGGCAATAATTGCCCTAGTATCGTCAGACCCAGAGAAGTCCTAGTGGGAGGTGAAGACGACCCTTACGGCCAAAGATCTTTAATGGGGTGGGGTATAATCGGCAAGGTGTGCAAATCTACAGGTGAAGCCAACCATAAGGAAGGAGTGTGCAACAAGGTGATGGTCAAAGAAACCCATGAACACTTTGCCTTTACGACAAAGGTGAAAGAGATTATCAACCCACAGAAGATTATTAAGATTCTTGAGTCAGACTTTACAGAAAGTTCTGCAAATACCAAGCCCTGTTCAGCTGAAGACAGGAGATTCCTCAACATCCTTGAGAATGGTATTGTGAAGAGATCGGATGGGCACTACGAGATGCCTCTCCCTTTGAAGACAGACAAACCGTCTCTACCCTTCAACCGCGAACTAGCTGTCAAGAGATGGCACCAACTTTTAGCAAGGTTTAAGAGAAACCCCAAGTTTCTGGAAGATTATCGCTTATTCATGAAAGATGTGATTGCTTTGTGTGCAGAAGAGGTACCACCGGACCGCCATGGAGTTCAGGATGGAATGGTTAACTATGTACCACACACCGGTGTTTACCACCCAAAAAAACCAGACCAGATCAgggttgtttttgattgttcgGCCCAGTATGAAGGGGTGTCCCTGAACGATCACTTGTTACAAGGACCCGACCTCATGAACACTCTTCTGGGGATCCTGTGCAGATTCAGACAAGAAAATGTTGCGTTTATGACTGACATTAAGAGTATGTTTCATCAGTTTATGGTGTCAGAGGAACACAGAGATCTCCTGCGCTTTTTGTGGTGGAAGGATGGGAATCCTGCAAATGAAGTGACTGAGTATAGGATGAAGGTTCATCTTTTCGGTGCTGGTAGTTCACCTGGCTGCGCAAATTTTGGTCTGAAGAGAGCAGCAGATGATGGGAAGAAAGAGTTTGGTGAAGAAGCTGCTGAGTTTATACGACAGGACTTTTATGTGGATGATGGACTAAAATCAGTCCCTACCGTGGAGCGAGCTGTTACACTGATAAAAGCAAGTCAAGGCATTTGCGCCAAGGCCGGCCTGAGACTGCACAAAATTTCATCAAACAAAAGAGAAGTTCTTGAACAGATTCCGGCCGAAGATCGCGCCAAAGGATTAAAGGAGCTAGACTTGAAGGTTGATCCACTGCCCTTAGAACGTGCCTTAGGAGTAGTGTGGTGCATTGAGAATGACAGTTTTCAATTCCGCATCGAGCTGCGTGACCGTCCCCTAACGCGACGTGGCGTACTTTCCACAATCAGTTCAATCTACGATCCTAGTGGTTTCGTTGCCCCAGTTACcttgaaaggaaaacaagttttgcaGCAAATGTGCCGAGACAAGCTTGATTGGGACAGCCCAATTCCAGAGAGTTTGTATACTCATTGGGAGAAATGGCGCCAGGATGTTCCGAATCTCGATCAGCTGCAAATTCAACGTTGTTTTAAGCCGGAGAACTTTGGGCAGGTCAAAGCCAGCGAGTTGCATCATTTCTCAGATGCTAGTGTAGAGGGTTATGGACAGTGCTCGTACCTTCGACTAATCAATGTGGAGGACAAGGCGTACTGTTCCCTTGTCATTGGGAAATCTAGAGTGGCCCCGTTAAAGCAAATCACTGTGCCGAGGCTAGAATTGGCTGCAGCTACTGTTTCAGCAAACGTGAGTGAATTTCTTCGTCGAGAATTGTCTTACACGGACATTAAGGAACATTTCTGGACAGACAGCAAAATCGTCCTTGGTTATGTTAACAACGAAGCTAAGAGGTTTCATGTGTATGTGGCAAATCGTGTGCAGCAGATTCGTGACGTCACTAACCCGAGTTCTTGGTTGTATGTCAGCACTGAACTTAATCCTGCTGACCATGCCTCGCGAGGCCTTACAGCGTCACAGTTATTACAAGGAACCAACTGGCTAACTGGACCCTTATTTCTTTGGAAGAGTGGAACTTTCCAGCCTGAGAAGATAGAAGAATTTCAAGTGACCGAAAGTGATCCTGAA CTGGCAGCATGTGCTGAAGGCAATAGCTTTGTGTCTACGACTGAAGAGCAAACTGGCAAGTAG
- the LOC140952497 gene encoding uncharacterized protein translates to MPSNHIKHTSLDAISKMCGLLKEINSNVDLNQCKLIVNKKGDVPEQTNDYDCGVFTCLYARCLQESYCDLIPPEGILPERYYAVEYVETYYIGHALSQADSFCKDLGFLLREVFGCNLGTGDYGHITTEHASMLFRNHLSLREYSNQGFEAAHSLQSQLYSKATSHDRHGHATSNDDIELVVDPGHLNNPLQSPVRPSESAITKGYRLMDAATGETSNDEDFDAAVKFGDLGVFDSRALDIWMKASKDSSIKFRVQEEEYWMKTTSSTLTPNQINEIRALLFDSEPQEEILRIGDVIVDAEDLSTLAAERYISGFLIDATCLRYSEEPMRKNFHSFYLPSFTQTWALTRNMQFLQTKLKPYLSRMDLGDVVWTLTPIHVNGNHWGLLCLNMAQQQAFYDDGLKQSPLTSINKLADNLLKAVSETQWNITFPIQRFGMPKQPLFGEGCASCGIGVILAVFDCIDNPTDYAIPHFHWSFQVMGIHRQRLLYRFTQWK, encoded by the exons ATGCCAAGTAACCACATTAAACATACAAGTCTTGACGCTATTTCTAAGATGTGTGGCCTTCTCAAAGAGATCAACAGCAATGTAGACCTGAATCAGTGCAAGCTTATAGTGAACAAAAAAGGAGATGTTCCTGAACAGACCAATGACTATGACTGTGGAGTGTTCACTTGCTTGTATGCAAGATGCTTGCAGG AAAGCTACTGTGACCTAATCCCACCAGAAGGCATCCTGCCTGAGCGGTATTATGCTGTTGAATATGTGGAAACTTACTACATTGGACATGCACTCAGTCAAGCTGATAGCTTT TGCAAAGACTTGGGATTCCTTTTAAGGGAAGTGTTTGGCTGCAACCTGGGCACTGGTGATTATGGCCACATCACCACTGAACATGCCAGCATGCTGTTTAGAAACCACCTCAGCTTAAGGGAGTATTCAAATCAAGGCTTTGAGGCAGCACACTCATTACAGAGTCAGTTATATTCAAAGGCTACTTCCCATGACAGGCATGGTCATGCTACATCAA ACGATGACATCGAGCTGGTTGTTGATCCTGGGCATCTTAACAATCCTCTGCAGTCCCCAGTCAGGCCTTCAGAATCAGCGATCACTAAGGGTTATAGACTGATGGATGCAGCAACTGGAGAAACCAGTAATGATGAGGATTTCGATGCTGCAGTCAAGTTTGGAGATCTTGGGGTCTTTGACAGCAGAGCTCTAGACATTTGGATGAAAGCATCAAAAGATTCCTCCATTAAGTTTAGAGTCCAAGAAGAGGAATATTGGATGAAAACTACAAGCTCCACATTAACCCCTAATCAAATTAATGAAATTAGGGCTTTGCTTTTTGACAGTGAACCTCAAGAAGAAATCCTTAGAATTGGTGATGTGATAGTTGATGCTGAAGACCTTTCAACCTTAGCTGCTGAGAGGTACATTAGTGGCTTTTTGATTGATGCTACATGTTTGAGATACAGTGAGGAACCCATGCGAAAAAATTTCCATTCCTTTTATCTACCGTCATTTACACAAACCTGGGCTTTAACCAGAAATATGCAATTTCTACAAACAAAGTTGAAGCCCTACCTTTCAAGAATGGATCTTGGTGATGTTGTATGGACCCTTACTCCAATCCACGTAAATGGCAACCACTGGGGTCTCCTTTGCCTAAATATGGCTCAGCAGCAAGCATTCTATGATGATGGCTTAAAACAGAGTCCTCTTACCAGCATCAATAAATTGGCTGACAATCTGCTGAAGGCTGTATCAGAAACCCAGTGGAATATCACCTTTCCAATTCAGCGGTTTGGAATGCCCAAACAGCCATTATTTGGGGAAGGTTGTGCTAGTTGTGGCATTGGTGTGATCTTGGCAGTCTTTGATTGCATAGACAACCCTACAGACTATGCAATTCCTCACTTTCATTGGAGTTTTCAGGTCATGGGTATTCATCGCCAGAGACTTCTTTATCGTTTTACACAATGGAAATAA
- the LOC140946882 gene encoding uncharacterized protein codes for MQVLKELKEVGELTTRKIARERNLAVKKSSCLYRLDPFLDENGVIRVGGRVRRANLPFATKHPVILPRKSHITDLLIRFWHAKVNHMGRGITQNELRQRGYWVVGGSSAVSNCISKCVTCRKMRGPLQIQKMADLPVDRVEPSAPFSYCAVDFFGPFPIKEKRSEVKRYGVIFTCMASRGVHLETANSLSTSSFINALSRFLNRRGPVRQLRCDQGTNFVGARNELKAALEELDQNRVQEYLVENGCDWIPFQMNVPHASHMGGTWERLIRTVRSALETLLLSAGTQLDDEAFRTFMTEAECIVNSRPLSTNDLNDPEAPEPLTPSHLLTLKAKVVLPPPGRFQRADLYSRKWWRRVQYLANEFWLRWRREFLHSLQARNKWMYPKRNLSVGDVVVSKEDEGPRNQWPLARVVEVYPSEDGCIRKVKIVKADGELDNQGRRRKPSTFLDRPIHKLVLLVPSADEADVGDSSRETEEFPNEEPTTQ; via the coding sequence ATGCAAGTTTTAAAGGAACTTAAGGAAGTTGGAGAGCTTACTACTAGAAAGATCGCAAGAGAAAGAAATCTAGCCGTCAAGAAGTCTAGTTGCTTATATCGTTTGGATCCATTTCTCGATGAAAACGGTGTTATCCGCGTTGGTGGCCGCGTGAGACGAGCTAACCTTCCATTTGCAACGAAGCATCCTGTGATACTTCCTCGTAAAAGTCATATTACAGATTTGCTGATTCGATTCTGGCATGCCAAAGTGAACCACATGGGACGAGGTATCACCCAAAATGAGTTGCGCCAGAGAGGCTACTGGGTTGTTGGTGGATCGTCAGCAGTGTCAAATTGTATTTCCAAGTGTGTTACATGCAGAAAAATGCGCGGCCCCCTGCAAATTCAGAAGATGGCCGATTTGCCTGTGGATCGAGTTGAACCTTCGGCCCCCTTCTCGTATTGTGCTGTAGATTTCTTTGGACCTTTCCCGATCAAGGAAAAGAGGAGTGAAGTTAAACGTTACGGAGTTATTTTTACCTGTATGGCCAGCAGAGGTGTACACTTGGAGACAGCCAACTCGTTAAGTACCAGTTCCTTCATCAACGCACTTAGTCGCTTCCTCAACCGACGCGGTCCAGTCAGACAGCTCCGCTGTGATCAGGGTACAAACTTTGTAGGAGCGAGGAATGAGCTAAAAGCTGCCTTAGAAGAACTGGATCAGAACCGGGTGCAAGAGTACTTAGTGGAGAACGGATGTGATTGGATACCATTTCAGATGAATGTACCTCATGCCAGCCACATGGGTGGCACATGGGAAAGGTTAATCCGAACTGTTCGTAGTGCACTGGAGACGTTACTTCTGAGCGCTGGCACACAGTTGGACGACGAAGCGTTCAGAACCTTCATGACTGAAGCAGAGTGTATTGTTAATTCCAGACCCTTGTCTACGAACGACTTAAATGACCCAGAGGCACCAGAACCACTTACGCCCAGTCATTTACTTACCTTGAAAGCTAAAGTTGTACTTCCACCGCCTGGAAGGTTCCAGCGAGCAGATCTATATTCCCGCAAGTGGTGGCGCCGAGTACAATATCTCGCGAACGAATTTTGGCTTAGATGGCGCCGTGAGTTTCTTCATAGCCTGCAGGCTCGTAACAAGTGGATGTATCCAAAGCGAAATCTATCAGTTGGAGATGTAGTCGTATCCAAGGAAGACGAAGGACCACGTAACCAATGGCCACTCGCTAGAGTCGTAGAAGTCTACCCTAGCGAAGACGGATGTatcagaaaagtcaaaattgtgaAAGCTGATGGAGAACTTGACAACCAAGGCAGACGTCGAAAGCCATCTACGTTCCTGGATAGACCAATCCACAAATTAGTCTTACTGGTACCCTCTGCAGATGAAGCGGATGTTGGTGATAGCAGCAGGGAGACCGAGGAATTCCCCAACGAGGAGCCAACTACTCAGTGA